The following coding sequences are from one Triticum aestivum cultivar Chinese Spring chromosome 5A, IWGSC CS RefSeq v2.1, whole genome shotgun sequence window:
- the LOC123106966 gene encoding clavaminate synthase-like protein At3g21360, whose amino-acid sequence MEATSEHDGGGSGAGDYEALMAALMANRQLLEAKVGINNAMFAASDLATSQLGHSFVVGGCEGQKTIDGQQMPLVLGPSTKGAGEGGGGTGYEALVAAVKAKREWLEDKVVTNSAILLRGFDVRDAAEFDAVVEALGWPDIRYVGPAPRTHVHGRIWTANEGPLEQSVYFHHEMVLIKEFPAKVILFCEVPPPEGGETPFVPSFRVTERALEEFPEMVGELDAKGLRYTFTAPSNNNTGSMRGRGWEDAFGTSDKSEAETRAKSLGMGVEWLEDGGVKTILGPRTLTHVFPGHEGRRMWFNTLVGMHGKELSSATAADGAEIPASFVQRCEEIIEEESIQFRWRKGDILILDNLATLHGRRPSLPPRRVLVATCK is encoded by the exons ATGGAAGCCACCTCAGAACACGACGGGGGTGGCAGCGGCGCCGGCGACTACGAAGCTCTCATGGCAGCACTGATGGCCAACAGGCAGCTGCTGGAAGCCAAGGTCGGCATCAACAACGCAATGTTCGCCGCCAGCGATCTGGCCACGTCGCAGCTCGGCCATTCCTTCGTCGTCGGCGGGTGCGAAGGGCAGAAGACCATAGACGGCCAGCAGATGCCACTGGTCCTGGGCCCGTCAACGAAAGGTgcgggcgaaggcggcggcggcaccGGGTACGAGGCGCTCGTGGCCGCTGTGAAGGCCAAGAGGGAGTGGCTGGAGGACAAGGTGGTGACCAACAGCGCCATTCTGCTGCGCGGCTTCGACGTCCGCGACGCGGCGGAGTTCGACGCCGTCGTGGAGGCGCTTGGGTGGCCGGACATCCGGTACGTCGGCCCCGCGCCGCGCACCCACGTCCACGGCCGCATCTGGACCGCCAACGAGGGGCCCCTCGAGCAGAGCGTCTACTTCCACCACGAGATGGTGCTG ATCAAGGAGTTCCCGGCGAAGGTGATACTGTTCTGTGAGGTGCCGCCGCCGGAGGGTGGAGAGACGCCGTTCGTGCCGAGCTTCCGGGTGACGGAGCGGGCGCTGGAGGAGTTCCCGGAGATGGTGGGGGAGCTGGACGCCAAGGGGCTCCGGTACACGTTCACGGCGCCGAGCAACAACAACACCGGGTCCATGAGAGGGAGAGGATGGGAAGACGCTTTCGGCACGTCAGACAAGTCTGAAGCAGAGACGAG GGCAAAGTCACTGGGAATGGGCGTGGAGTGGCTCGAGGACGGTGGCGTGAAGACGATCCTGGGTCCCCGCACGCTGACCCACGTCTTCCCAGGGCACGAAGGTCGGAGGATGTGGTTCAACACGTTGGTCGGGATGCACGGCAAGGAGCTGAGCTCGGCCACGGCGGCTGACGGGGCCGAGATCCCGGCGAGCTTCGTGCAGCGGTGCGAGGAGATCATCGAGGAGGAGAGCATCCAGTTCCGTTGGCGCAAGGGCGACATCCTCatcctcgacaacctcgccacgcTACACGGCCGGCGGCCGTCGCTGCCGCCTAGGCGGGTTCTCGTCGCAACTTGCAAGTGA